From Rutidosis leptorrhynchoides isolate AG116_Rl617_1_P2 chromosome 3, CSIRO_AGI_Rlap_v1, whole genome shotgun sequence, a single genomic window includes:
- the LOC139900486 gene encoding receptor-like protein kinase HERK 1, with translation MEPTFTELAHLKIPLEEILKATNNFAEKNIIGKGGFGIVYKGKINRSGKSIKIVARRLDRNRRQGDAEFWTEIFMLSTLKHDNIVSLIGYCDEKGEKIIVNRLYAKGSLARYINNPTTLSWADRLQISLCVAQAILYIHDKLGGSYCIIHRNINSSTIVLDKNYTDYDGVDYDGVKLSGFEHSIKQSIDRKDQVHLGEAIGTKGYMDPAIETTKGVTHKSDIYSFGVVLFELLCGRKAFQDYKLLATLAKKHYENGTLNEIIHPDLRNQMNPESFELFSEAAYSCLQDDRTQRPDAYQISRKLYDAYYVSSITCSTDDENPSLLQPTPTFKGVSLIQISDLANIHK, from the exons ATGGAACCTACATTCACAGAGTTGGCTCACTTAAAAATCCCACTTGAAGAAATACTAAAAGCCACAAACAACTTTGCTGAAAAAAATATCATTGGAAAAGGTGGTTTTGGAATCGTGTATAAAGGGAAAATCAACCGCTCGGGTAAGTCTATAAAGATTGTTGCGAGGAGGTTAGATCGTAACCGACGGCAAGGAGACGCTGAATTTTGGACCGAGATTTTCATGCTTTCTACTCTCAAACACGATAATATAGTATCTCTAATTGGGTATTGTGATGAAAAAGGTGAGAAGATCATAGTAAATCGCCTTTATGCAAAGGGAAGTTTAGCGAGGTATATAAACAACCCAACCACCTTGAGTTGGGCTGATAGATTGCAAATATCTTTGTGTGTTGCACAAGCAATACTTTACATCCACGATAAGTTAGGTGGGAGTTATTGCATCATACATCGTAATATTAATAGCTCCACTATTGTGTTGGATAAAAATTATACCGACTATGATGGTGTTGACTATGATGGTGTTAAGCTATCTGGATTTGAACATTCGATCAAACAATCAATAGATAGAAAGGACCAAGTTCACCTTGGTGAAGCTATTGGTACAAAAGGTTATATGGACCCAGCAATTGAAACGACTAAAGGTGTGACCCACAAGTCGGATATCTACTCATTCGGCGTTGTTTTATTTGAATTGTTGTGTGGAAGGAAAGCATTTCAAGATTATAAGTTGCTTGCTACATTGGCCAAAAAACATTACGAAAATGGAACGTTGAATGAAATAATACATCCTGATTTGCGGAATCAAATGAATCCGGAATCATTCGAGTTGTTTTCAGAAGCAGCCTACTCTTGCTTACAAGACGATCGAACACAACGTCCAGATGCATACCAAATTTCCCGTAAACTTTACGATGCATACTACGTGTCGTCTATTACTTGCTCCACGGACGATGAG AATCCGTCATTGCTTCAGCCTACTCCAACTTTCAAAGGGGTGTCCCTTATTCAAATATCGGACCTAGCCAATATACACAAATAA
- the LOC139902760 gene encoding uncharacterized protein isoform X2 codes for MEPTQVTQFARFKIPLEKVLEATNNFSKENIIGKGGFGNVYKGKLNHLGKSIRINARRLGRKQWQGEPEFWTEISMLSSIKYQKIVSLIGYCDEQGEKIIINHHYPKGSLSMHLDNPSTLRWDKRVDICYMVACAIYYIHNDLDKSYYIIHRNINSSTIVLDKKMNPYLSGFEHSVKHSVSRRDEVFLSEITGARGYIDPAIVKSGGVTHKSDIYSFGIVLFEMLCGRKANEVNKPLLGPLAKFHYENGTLEKITHPHLWEQITISKSFKFFAEAAYSCLHEDRTQRPDAGQLCAKLFEAYRLRFEDVQKMHEEIEKEEELRRKEGEMNRIPSRFWNPERNKMEEELRRKEDKINTIIPSRSWKVENLEQWRVNFNDVLLATTFSDKSVKFDGHSDDLYRTELLCNDREALILEEGLKKGELLKKYYYVMIKLIEKKAYRKKYGEEYSSPEIEVLSSCNHVNIELFLGFFEDNIWWVLVSKFVSTDYLISYLEEKTLSWEKRLNICLDVARGLRYLHHEMEDQKIVIHRDVNSKNVVLDKNNWSAKIVGFKNSVFLPPNQDDGALHLNKIAEKNHYMDPEYVETGKLKRESDVFSFGVIMLEILCGISVDRLMETGGSNDKDLADLARRWFEDKVFRRMMARMIKGENVENNFLLNNGISEKSLDTFIKIMCQCVSTKQNQRPTMTRVVKELEEALTYQEGDEDTLRMSFENIALATQNFKRVIGGGGFGKVYIGEVGQNTVVVKKLDKSLGQGEKQYYNELQILYEYKHENIIGLVGYSNETDTKIIVLEYASKGSLDNCLNDARLKWRNRLMICIDVATALSFLHGVVGEKEVVIHRDIKAANILLCDGWKAKLGDFGLSFISTLNKDTNYAIDRACGTQGYVDPLYFQSGFLTTESDIYSFGVVLFEILYGRAIYTIPKHESRDLLSFVKHKYEEGKQGDLVFEAIKEEIVSKSLTAFLNIVIKCLDGDRDKRPTSKEVLTLLKEALKLQDLC; via the exons ATGGAACCTACACAAGTCACACAGTTTGCTCGCTTTAAAATCCCTCTTGAAAAAGTACTTGAAGCTACCAACAATTTTTCTAAAGAAAATATCATCGGAAAAGGTGGTTTCGGAAACGTCTATAAAGGAAAACTCAATCACTTAGGAAAGTCTATAAGAATTAATGCTCGTCGATTAGGTCGTAAACAGTGGCAAGGGGAGCCCGAGTTTTGGACCGAAATTTCGATGCTTTCTAGCATCAAGTATCAAAAAATAGTCTCTTTAATTGGTTATTGTGACGAACAAGGCGAAAAGATCATCATAAATCACCATTATCCCAAAGGAAGTCTTTCGATGCATCTAGATAACCCATCAACTTTAAGATGGGATAAAAGAGTAGATATATGTTATATGGTTGCGTGTGCAATATATTACATCCATAATGACTTGGACAAGAGTTATTACATTATACATCGTAATATTAACAGCTCTACGATTGTATTGGATAAAAAAATGAATCCTTATCTATCTGGATTTGAACATTCAGTCAAACATTCAGTAAGTCGTAGGGACGAAGTTTTTCTTTCTGAGATTACCGGGGCACGAGGGTATATAGATCCGGCAATTGTAAAGAGTGGAGGTGTGACACATAAGTCGGATATTTACTCATTCGGTATTGTCTTATTTGAAATGTTGTGTGGGAGAAAGGCGAACGAAGTTAATAAGCCGTTGCTAGGTCCATTGGCCAAATTTCATTATGAAAACGGAACATTGGAGAAAATAACACATCCTCATCTATGGGAACAAATTACGATTTCAAAATCATTTAAGTTTTTCGCAGAAGCAGCCTACTCTTGTTTACATGAAGATCGAACACAACGTCCAGATGCGGGCCAACTTTGTGCTAAACTTTTTGAAGCATACAGGTTGCGGTTTGAGGATGTTCAAAAGATG CATGAGGAAATTGAGAAGGAAGAGGAACTACGGAGAAAGGAGGGCGAGATGAATAGAATACCTTCACGCTTTTGGAAC CCTGAAAGAAATAAGATGGAAGAGGAACTACGGAGAAAGGAGGACAAGATCAATACAATTATACCTTCACGTTCTTGGAAG GTAGAAAACTTGGAACAGTGGAGGGTTAATTTCAACGACGTATTACTCGCCACCACATTTTCAGACAAATCTGTAAAATTCGACGGTCATAGTGATGATCTTTATAGAACAGAACTCCTCTGTAATGATAGAGAAGCTCTTATCCTGGAAGAAGGCCTGAAAAAAGGAGAACTACTCAAGAAATATTACTATGTAATGATAAAATTGATTGAGAAAAAGGCTTATCGTAAAAAATACGGTGAAGAATATTCGTCCCCGGAAATTGAGGTTCTCAGCAGTTGTAACCATGTCAACATAGAATTATTTCTTGGATTTTTTGAAGATAATATTTGGTGGGTTCTTGTCTCCAAATTTGTTTCTACTGATTATCTTATTTCTTATTTGGAAGAAAAAACTCTTTCATGGGAAAAACGTTTAAATATATGCCTTGACGTTGCACGTGGTCTAAGATACCTACACCACGAAATGGAGGACCAAAAGATTGTAATACACCGGGATGTTAATAGTAAAAACGTTGTGTTGGACAAGAATAATTGGAGTGCAAAGATTGTTGGATTTAAAAACTCTGTATTTCTACCTCCAAATCAAGATGACGGTGCTCTCCACCTCAATAAGATTGCTGAAAAAAATCATTATATGGATCCGGAGTATGTTGAGACCGGTAAACTGAAAAGAGAATCGGATGTATTCAGTTTTGGAGTAATTATGTTAGAAATCCTATGTGGGATATCTGTCGATCGTCTAATGGAAACTGGGGGCAGTAATGATAAAGATTTAGCGGATTTGGCTAGAAGGTGGTTTGAAGATAAAGTTTTTAGGAGAATGATGGCTCGTATGATAAAGGGAGAAAATGTTGAAAACAATTTTTTGTTGAATAATGGAATCAGTGAAAAATCCTTGGACACATTCATAAAAATTATGTGTCAATGTGTGTCCACAAAGCAGAATCAGCGTCCAACTATGACAAGGGTTGTCAAAGAACTTGAGGAAGCATTAACCTATCAA GAAGGTGATGAGGACACCTTGAGAATGTCTTTTGAAAACATTGCATTGGCCACACAAAACTTCAAACGTGTCATCGGAGGAGGAGGTTTTGGGAAGGTTTATATAGGAGAAGTTGGACAGAATACCGTTGTTGTAAAGAAGTTAGATAAAAGTCTGGGTCAAGGAGAGAAACAATATTACAATGAATTACAAATTCTTTATGAGTATAAACATGAGAATATCATCGGTCTTGTAGGCTATAGCAACGAAACGGATACAAAAATCATTGTGTTGGAGTATGCATCTAAAGGAAGTCTTGATAATTGTTTGAATGATGCTAGACTCAAATGGAGAAATCGGCTTATGATATGCATTGACGTTGCAACTGCACTCAGTTTCCTACATGGAGTAGTTGGAGAAAAAGAGGTAGTGATACACAGGGACATAAAAGCCGCTAATATCCTACTGTGTGATGGTTGGAAGGCAAAACTCGGCGATTTTGGCCTTTCCTTCATAAGTACGTTAAATAAAGATACAAACTACGCCATTGATCGTGCTTGTGGTACGCAGGGATATGTTGACCCGTTGTACTTTCAATCGGGTTTCTTAACGACAGAATctgatatttattcatttggtgttGTTTTGTTTGAGATCTTGTATGGGAGGGCAATCTACACAATCCCTAAACACGAGAGTCGGGATCTACTCAGTTTTGTTAAACACAAATATGAAGAAGGAAAACAAGGCGATTTGGTGTTTGAAGCTATTAAGGAGGAAATTGTGTCAAAATCATTGACTGCATTTTTAAACATTGTCATTAAGTGTTTAGATGGTGATAGAGATAAACGGCCAACGTCAAAAGAAGTTTTGACGCTACTTAAGGAGGCATTGAAGTTGCAA GACTTGTGTTGA
- the LOC139902760 gene encoding uncharacterized protein isoform X1: protein MEPTQVTQFARFKIPLEKVLEATNNFSKENIIGKGGFGNVYKGKLNHLGKSIRINARRLGRKQWQGEPEFWTEISMLSSIKYQKIVSLIGYCDEQGEKIIINHHYPKGSLSMHLDNPSTLRWDKRVDICYMVACAIYYIHNDLDKSYYIIHRNINSSTIVLDKKMNPYLSGFEHSVKHSVSRRDEVFLSEITGARGYIDPAIVKSGGVTHKSDIYSFGIVLFEMLCGRKANEVNKPLLGPLAKFHYENGTLEKITHPHLWEQITISKSFKFFAEAAYSCLHEDRTQRPDAGQLCAKLFEAYRLRFEDVQKMHEEIEKEEELRRKEGEMNRIPSRFWNPERNKMEEELRRKEDKINTIIPSRSWKVENLEQWRVNFNDVLLATTFSDKSVKFDGHSDDLYRTELLCNDREALILEEGLKKGELLKKYYYVMIKLIEKKAYRKKYGEEYSSPEIEVLSSCNHVNIELFLGFFEDNIWWVLVSKFVSTDYLISYLEEKTLSWEKRLNICLDVARGLRYLHHEMEDQKIVIHRDVNSKNVVLDKNNWSAKIVGFKNSVFLPPNQDDGALHLNKIAEKNHYMDPEYVETGKLKRESDVFSFGVIMLEILCGISVDRLMETGGSNDKDLADLARRWFEDKVFRRMMARMIKGENVENNFLLNNGISEKSLDTFIKIMCQCVSTKQNQRPTMTRVVKELEEALTYQEGDEDTLRMSFENIALATQNFKRVIGGGGFGKVYIGEVGQNTVVVKKLDKSLGQGEKQYYNELQILYEYKHENIIGLVGYSNETDTKIIVLEYASKGSLDNCLNDARLKWRNRLMICIDVATALSFLHGVVGEKEVVIHRDIKAANILLCDGWKAKLGDFGLSFISTLNKDTNYAIDRACGTQGYVDPLYFQSGFLTTESDIYSFGVVLFEILYGRAIYTIPKHESRDLLSFVKHKYEEGKQGDLVFEAIKEEIVSKSLTAFLNIVIKCLDGDRDKRPTSKEVLTLLKEALKLQKRPKTVMK, encoded by the exons ATGGAACCTACACAAGTCACACAGTTTGCTCGCTTTAAAATCCCTCTTGAAAAAGTACTTGAAGCTACCAACAATTTTTCTAAAGAAAATATCATCGGAAAAGGTGGTTTCGGAAACGTCTATAAAGGAAAACTCAATCACTTAGGAAAGTCTATAAGAATTAATGCTCGTCGATTAGGTCGTAAACAGTGGCAAGGGGAGCCCGAGTTTTGGACCGAAATTTCGATGCTTTCTAGCATCAAGTATCAAAAAATAGTCTCTTTAATTGGTTATTGTGACGAACAAGGCGAAAAGATCATCATAAATCACCATTATCCCAAAGGAAGTCTTTCGATGCATCTAGATAACCCATCAACTTTAAGATGGGATAAAAGAGTAGATATATGTTATATGGTTGCGTGTGCAATATATTACATCCATAATGACTTGGACAAGAGTTATTACATTATACATCGTAATATTAACAGCTCTACGATTGTATTGGATAAAAAAATGAATCCTTATCTATCTGGATTTGAACATTCAGTCAAACATTCAGTAAGTCGTAGGGACGAAGTTTTTCTTTCTGAGATTACCGGGGCACGAGGGTATATAGATCCGGCAATTGTAAAGAGTGGAGGTGTGACACATAAGTCGGATATTTACTCATTCGGTATTGTCTTATTTGAAATGTTGTGTGGGAGAAAGGCGAACGAAGTTAATAAGCCGTTGCTAGGTCCATTGGCCAAATTTCATTATGAAAACGGAACATTGGAGAAAATAACACATCCTCATCTATGGGAACAAATTACGATTTCAAAATCATTTAAGTTTTTCGCAGAAGCAGCCTACTCTTGTTTACATGAAGATCGAACACAACGTCCAGATGCGGGCCAACTTTGTGCTAAACTTTTTGAAGCATACAGGTTGCGGTTTGAGGATGTTCAAAAGATG CATGAGGAAATTGAGAAGGAAGAGGAACTACGGAGAAAGGAGGGCGAGATGAATAGAATACCTTCACGCTTTTGGAAC CCTGAAAGAAATAAGATGGAAGAGGAACTACGGAGAAAGGAGGACAAGATCAATACAATTATACCTTCACGTTCTTGGAAG GTAGAAAACTTGGAACAGTGGAGGGTTAATTTCAACGACGTATTACTCGCCACCACATTTTCAGACAAATCTGTAAAATTCGACGGTCATAGTGATGATCTTTATAGAACAGAACTCCTCTGTAATGATAGAGAAGCTCTTATCCTGGAAGAAGGCCTGAAAAAAGGAGAACTACTCAAGAAATATTACTATGTAATGATAAAATTGATTGAGAAAAAGGCTTATCGTAAAAAATACGGTGAAGAATATTCGTCCCCGGAAATTGAGGTTCTCAGCAGTTGTAACCATGTCAACATAGAATTATTTCTTGGATTTTTTGAAGATAATATTTGGTGGGTTCTTGTCTCCAAATTTGTTTCTACTGATTATCTTATTTCTTATTTGGAAGAAAAAACTCTTTCATGGGAAAAACGTTTAAATATATGCCTTGACGTTGCACGTGGTCTAAGATACCTACACCACGAAATGGAGGACCAAAAGATTGTAATACACCGGGATGTTAATAGTAAAAACGTTGTGTTGGACAAGAATAATTGGAGTGCAAAGATTGTTGGATTTAAAAACTCTGTATTTCTACCTCCAAATCAAGATGACGGTGCTCTCCACCTCAATAAGATTGCTGAAAAAAATCATTATATGGATCCGGAGTATGTTGAGACCGGTAAACTGAAAAGAGAATCGGATGTATTCAGTTTTGGAGTAATTATGTTAGAAATCCTATGTGGGATATCTGTCGATCGTCTAATGGAAACTGGGGGCAGTAATGATAAAGATTTAGCGGATTTGGCTAGAAGGTGGTTTGAAGATAAAGTTTTTAGGAGAATGATGGCTCGTATGATAAAGGGAGAAAATGTTGAAAACAATTTTTTGTTGAATAATGGAATCAGTGAAAAATCCTTGGACACATTCATAAAAATTATGTGTCAATGTGTGTCCACAAAGCAGAATCAGCGTCCAACTATGACAAGGGTTGTCAAAGAACTTGAGGAAGCATTAACCTATCAA GAAGGTGATGAGGACACCTTGAGAATGTCTTTTGAAAACATTGCATTGGCCACACAAAACTTCAAACGTGTCATCGGAGGAGGAGGTTTTGGGAAGGTTTATATAGGAGAAGTTGGACAGAATACCGTTGTTGTAAAGAAGTTAGATAAAAGTCTGGGTCAAGGAGAGAAACAATATTACAATGAATTACAAATTCTTTATGAGTATAAACATGAGAATATCATCGGTCTTGTAGGCTATAGCAACGAAACGGATACAAAAATCATTGTGTTGGAGTATGCATCTAAAGGAAGTCTTGATAATTGTTTGAATGATGCTAGACTCAAATGGAGAAATCGGCTTATGATATGCATTGACGTTGCAACTGCACTCAGTTTCCTACATGGAGTAGTTGGAGAAAAAGAGGTAGTGATACACAGGGACATAAAAGCCGCTAATATCCTACTGTGTGATGGTTGGAAGGCAAAACTCGGCGATTTTGGCCTTTCCTTCATAAGTACGTTAAATAAAGATACAAACTACGCCATTGATCGTGCTTGTGGTACGCAGGGATATGTTGACCCGTTGTACTTTCAATCGGGTTTCTTAACGACAGAATctgatatttattcatttggtgttGTTTTGTTTGAGATCTTGTATGGGAGGGCAATCTACACAATCCCTAAACACGAGAGTCGGGATCTACTCAGTTTTGTTAAACACAAATATGAAGAAGGAAAACAAGGCGATTTGGTGTTTGAAGCTATTAAGGAGGAAATTGTGTCAAAATCATTGACTGCATTTTTAAACATTGTCATTAAGTGTTTAGATGGTGATAGAGATAAACGGCCAACGTCAAAAGAAGTTTTGACGCTACTTAAGGAGGCATTGAAGTTGCAA AAACGTCCCAAAACAGTGATGAAATAA